A region of Paenibacillus sp. JNUCC-31 DNA encodes the following proteins:
- a CDS encoding MATE family efflux transporter, protein MNTNWTHPLEKQSVGKAFVSYLVPSILGMLVIAFNFIIDGIMVGHKLGSTALAGIGIASPVYTLFVAMSLWIGMGGATLYSTYMGKKDLTTAKQIFTKSITIILLITMVIGYTAYTFKDKLVYALGANTETFPFAADYMNIILLFGFVFTIENALTIFVRNDGNPNTSMYAQITFAVANIVLNYVTLYVLEWGVRGVAIGTIVSASLALLVLLTHFFRKNNNLTFTRFKWNTKLLASIVLIGFPSFLAELGMSVFSIAHNISLDRIAGTDGVASFTVLNYIHGVVLLAFLGLASAAQPLVSYYHGAKQMDREKQTIRLASRTALTCGVLLLLVVQLGAPYFVQIFGNFSDSVTDNAVYGLRIFTFAYLFMGINFVMSTYFQSVGNAKMAIWITAAREMIIMVALIVILPSFLGITGVWLAVPLSEMIVLVTIGMYYRKRSISERINGLTIE, encoded by the coding sequence ATGAACACAAATTGGACGCACCCATTGGAGAAGCAATCTGTAGGTAAAGCATTTGTAAGCTACCTCGTACCTTCCATATTAGGGATGCTGGTTATCGCTTTTAATTTTATTATCGACGGCATTATGGTTGGACACAAACTGGGTTCTACCGCGCTGGCCGGAATCGGGATTGCTTCTCCTGTCTACACACTTTTTGTGGCCATGTCGCTATGGATTGGTATGGGCGGGGCAACCTTATACTCAACCTACATGGGCAAGAAAGATCTCACGACTGCGAAGCAGATTTTCACCAAATCCATTACGATTATTTTGCTGATTACGATGGTCATTGGATATACGGCATACACATTCAAAGATAAGCTGGTCTACGCCCTTGGTGCCAATACCGAAACATTCCCGTTTGCTGCGGACTATATGAATATCATTTTGTTGTTCGGTTTTGTCTTTACCATTGAGAACGCACTGACTATTTTTGTTCGTAACGATGGAAATCCCAATACATCCATGTATGCTCAGATCACGTTTGCGGTAGCGAATATTGTGCTCAATTATGTAACGTTATACGTGCTGGAATGGGGCGTTCGTGGCGTCGCGATTGGTACAATTGTATCCGCATCTCTGGCACTTCTTGTGTTGCTAACTCACTTTTTCAGGAAAAATAATAATCTCACCTTCACCCGATTCAAATGGAATACCAAACTGCTGGCTTCCATTGTACTCATTGGTTTCCCCAGCTTTCTGGCTGAATTGGGCATGTCCGTCTTCTCCATCGCTCACAACATCTCACTGGACCGGATTGCGGGCACGGATGGCGTGGCATCCTTTACAGTCCTCAACTATATTCATGGCGTTGTACTGCTGGCATTTCTCGGTCTGGCGTCCGCTGCCCAACCTTTGGTCAGTTATTATCACGGAGCCAAACAGATGGATCGGGAAAAACAGACCATTCGCTTAGCCTCCAGAACGGCTCTGACATGTGGGGTCCTGCTTTTACTCGTTGTACAACTGGGCGCACCCTATTTTGTGCAAATTTTCGGAAACTTCAGTGACAGCGTGACGGATAACGCCGTGTACGGTTTACGAATATTTACTTTTGCATACTTGTTCATGGGTATTAACTTTGTCATGAGCACGTACTTCCAATCTGTCGGGAATGCCAAAATGGCTATCTGGATTACAGCTGCACGCGAGATGATTATTATGGTTGCCTTAATTGTTATCCTCCCTTCCTTCTTAGGTATCACTGGTGTATGGCTTGCCGTTCCGCTATCCGAAATGATAGTTCTGGTGACTATTGGGATGTACTATAGAAAGAGATCCATCTCAGAACGGATAAACGGTCTAACGATTGAATAA
- a CDS encoding class I SAM-dependent methyltransferase has protein sequence MKQNKYDEAEFFGNYSRMARSTQGLEAAGEWHELQMMLPDLKDKNVLDLGCGFGWHCRYAREQGARSVIGVDLSENMLQRAREMTDDPHIHYQRMAIEDIDFAPGQFDVVISSLALHYIERLDEVYAKIHTCLVQGGTFVLSAEHPIFTARAEQDWHYGPEGEIKHWPVDHYHEEGQRVANFLNQDVVKYHRTVATQLNELIQAGFIIQQVAESKPSPEMMEQVPGMRDESRRPMFLMIAAVKA, from the coding sequence ATGAAGCAAAACAAATACGATGAAGCTGAATTCTTCGGCAATTACAGCCGGATGGCCCGATCAACTCAAGGGCTGGAGGCTGCTGGCGAGTGGCATGAATTGCAAATGATGCTGCCGGACTTAAAGGATAAGAACGTACTGGATCTGGGGTGCGGGTTTGGCTGGCACTGCCGATATGCACGTGAGCAAGGTGCACGTTCTGTAATTGGCGTGGATTTGTCCGAAAATATGTTGCAGCGTGCACGCGAGATGACGGATGACCCTCATATCCATTACCAGCGTATGGCGATTGAGGATATTGATTTTGCACCAGGACAATTTGATGTGGTGATCAGCTCGCTGGCCTTGCATTATATCGAGCGTCTGGATGAGGTATATGCCAAAATCCATACATGTCTTGTCCAGGGGGGCACGTTTGTCCTGTCTGCGGAACATCCTATCTTTACAGCGCGGGCGGAGCAGGACTGGCATTACGGACCTGAGGGCGAGATAAAGCACTGGCCCGTGGATCATTATCATGAGGAAGGGCAGCGAGTAGCGAACTTTCTGAATCAGGACGTGGTGAAATATCACCGGACAGTTGCGACACAGTTGAATGAATTGATCCAGGCCGGGTTTATCATTCAACAGGTAGCGGAGTCCAAGCCATCACCGGAGATGATGGAGCAGGTCCCGGGTATGCGAGACGAGAGCCGCCGACCGATGTTTCTCATGATTGCTGCGGTTAAGGCGTGA
- a CDS encoding RNA polymerase sigma factor, with translation MDYQYLAHAQTIDNYTLSSMMDEYGNDVWNYAYFLTKSTEQADELSQEVFIRAYSGIAHFRGECSLKTWLLTITRNTTFTYRKSRFFRSSLWGETLPIHTEQVNTSQGEMKPEKWVHPSAEAEAISREYVHEIWDIIMALPDKFRELLLLHLKYELTTGEIAEMLGISAGTVKSRLSRAKAKVRKQWKERSE, from the coding sequence TTGGACTATCAATATTTGGCACATGCTCAGACGATCGACAATTACACACTTAGCAGCATGATGGATGAGTACGGGAACGATGTATGGAACTACGCGTACTTTCTGACCAAAAGTACTGAGCAGGCGGACGAATTGTCACAGGAAGTGTTTATCCGGGCATATTCCGGGATCGCCCATTTTCGCGGGGAATGCTCATTGAAGACATGGCTGCTGACCATTACTAGGAACACGACATTTACATACCGGAAGTCCAGATTTTTTCGCAGCAGTTTATGGGGAGAGACACTGCCAATTCACACGGAACAGGTTAATACGAGCCAAGGTGAGATGAAGCCTGAAAAATGGGTTCACCCTTCTGCCGAAGCAGAGGCGATTAGCAGGGAGTACGTTCATGAAATCTGGGACATCATCATGGCCCTGCCGGACAAATTCCGGGAATTGCTTTTGCTGCATCTGAAGTATGAGCTTACGACGGGTGAAATTGCGGAAATGCTGGGCATAAGCGCGGGAACGGTCAAATCCCGACTGTCCAGGGCGAAGGCCAAAGTACGGAAACAGTGGAAGGAGCGAAGCGAATGA
- a CDS encoding DUF523 domain-containing protein — translation MKYLVSSCLAGVACRYNGTASLDAKIQELVEQEQAKMVCPELLGGFFTPREPAEIIGGTGKDVLAGTAKVIEKSGNDVTDLYIKGAYQTLEWAQKLDVTCVVLKEFSPSCGTQMIYDGNFANHKVVGEGVTSALLRQEGFTVISENEFMQQL, via the coding sequence ATGAAATATTTGGTGAGTTCATGTCTTGCTGGCGTAGCCTGCCGTTACAACGGAACAGCGAGTCTGGATGCGAAAATTCAGGAGCTTGTAGAGCAGGAACAGGCAAAGATGGTCTGCCCGGAACTGCTTGGAGGGTTTTTCACCCCGCGGGAGCCGGCTGAAATTATCGGCGGTACGGGTAAGGATGTGCTGGCAGGTACAGCCAAGGTCATTGAGAAGAGTGGCAACGATGTAACAGATTTATATATTAAAGGAGCCTATCAGACACTTGAATGGGCGCAAAAACTGGATGTCACCTGTGTGGTGCTCAAAGAATTCAGTCCTTCCTGCGGTACACAGATGATCTACGATGGCAACTTTGCCAACCACAAAGTCGTGGGCGAAGGGGTTACTTCTGCTTTGCTTCGGCAAGAGGGATTTACGGTCATCTCGGAAAATGAATTCATGCAGCAGTTGTAA
- a CDS encoding NAD(P)H-dependent oxidoreductase has translation MESTANAITKENVLNAYHFRHATKQFDASRTISAEDFEYILETGRLSPSSIGLEPWKFLIVQNADLRKRLSEVSSGAQKQLAGASHFMVILARSDASYNSPYAEYMLKEIKGMPDDVFELTREAYGKFQKNQRMLENPRTLLDWASKQTYIALGNMMTAAALIGIDSCPIEGFNYEGVHHILEEEGLLEDGLWDVSVMAAFGYRAGDPPREKSRQPLEKITQWID, from the coding sequence ATGGAATCTACGGCAAACGCCATTACGAAAGAAAACGTCTTGAACGCTTACCATTTTCGGCATGCAACCAAACAGTTTGATGCTTCACGTACCATTTCAGCAGAAGATTTCGAGTATATTCTGGAAACGGGACGACTGTCGCCAAGCTCGATCGGATTGGAGCCATGGAAATTTCTGATTGTGCAGAATGCGGATTTGCGCAAGCGTCTGTCCGAAGTTTCTTCCGGGGCTCAGAAACAATTGGCAGGGGCAAGCCATTTTATGGTTATTTTGGCGCGATCCGATGCGAGTTATAATTCTCCTTACGCGGAGTATATGCTGAAAGAAATCAAGGGCATGCCGGATGACGTATTCGAGTTGACCCGTGAAGCTTATGGCAAATTTCAAAAGAACCAACGAATGCTGGAAAACCCCCGTACTTTATTGGACTGGGCGTCCAAACAGACCTACATCGCTCTCGGCAATATGATGACTGCGGCAGCGCTGATTGGTATTGATTCCTGCCCGATTGAAGGGTTTAACTATGAGGGCGTACATCACATTCTGGAAGAAGAAGGACTGCTGGAGGATGGACTTTGGGATGTTTCCGTTATGGCAGCCTTTGGTTATCGTGCGGGAGATCCGCCACGGGAAAAATCCCGTCAGCCTTTGGAGAAAATTACGCAGTGGATTGATTAA
- a CDS encoding MarR family winged helix-turn-helix transcriptional regulator: MPNYNAIALIARIRDHIHKQIVQQLEQQDVTGIVPSHGDILMFLYREDALSIKMLAERVHRTQPTVTVLVNKLEKLGYVERSKSAEDSRVTMIRLTEQGRQLEPVFQQVSQQINGMVYGHLTDDQADQLESLLTSIVRKL, encoded by the coding sequence ATGCCAAATTACAACGCAATTGCACTGATCGCAAGAATCAGAGATCACATTCACAAACAGATTGTTCAGCAGTTGGAGCAACAAGATGTTACAGGGATAGTTCCGTCCCACGGTGATATCCTGATGTTCCTGTACCGTGAAGATGCACTATCCATCAAGATGCTGGCGGAGCGAGTACATCGGACCCAACCAACTGTAACAGTACTGGTGAACAAGTTGGAGAAGTTGGGATATGTAGAACGCAGTAAGAGTGCCGAAGACAGCCGAGTGACGATGATTCGTTTGACAGAACAGGGCCGGCAACTTGAACCTGTATTCCAACAGGTATCACAACAGATTAATGGAATGGTATATGGTCATTTGACAGACGATCAGGCAGATCAGCTGGAAAGTTTGTTGACCAGTATCGTTCGCAAGTTATAA
- a CDS encoding NAD(P)H-dependent oxidoreductase has translation MKQLIVYAHPHTDSLNHAILNTAVETLEAQGHEVVVRDLYALGFQPVLSAADKASMRAGQTPEDIATEQQYVTDAEAITFIYPIWWTGLPAIMKGYVDRVFAYGFAYASGEAGIEKLLTGKKGLIINTHGTPSEIYDQIGMIASMKMTSDVGIFDFVGIEAVDHLLFGSIGYLEAADYQSMLEQVKETVSTKF, from the coding sequence ATGAAACAGCTAATCGTATATGCGCACCCGCACACAGACAGCTTGAACCATGCTATTTTGAACACCGCAGTGGAAACACTTGAGGCTCAAGGCCACGAAGTCGTTGTACGCGATCTGTACGCACTTGGATTCCAGCCCGTATTGAGCGCGGCGGATAAAGCATCCATGCGTGCAGGACAGACGCCTGAGGATATCGCAACCGAGCAGCAATATGTCACGGATGCAGAGGCCATCACCTTTATTTATCCGATCTGGTGGACAGGTCTTCCTGCTATCATGAAAGGGTATGTCGATCGTGTATTCGCCTACGGTTTCGCTTATGCTTCAGGTGAAGCCGGCATTGAGAAATTGCTGACAGGCAAAAAAGGTCTGATCATTAACACACATGGCACGCCAAGTGAAATTTACGATCAAATCGGCATGATTGCCAGTATGAAAATGACTTCCGATGTGGGTATCTTCGATTTTGTAGGCATTGAAGCGGTAGATCACTTGCTCTTTGGCAGTATCGGATATTTGGAAGCTGCGGATTATCAGTCCATGCTGGAACAAGTAAAAGAAACGGTCAGCACCAAATTCTAA
- a CDS encoding ArsR/SmtB family transcription factor, translating into MEPILIFKALSNETRRQILLWLKNPEQHFPPLELSQHPDAGKSGICVGTIQVKAGLAQSVISSYLLTMLKAGLLISERRGQWTYYRRNEETIRQFAEYVQHEL; encoded by the coding sequence ATGGAACCTATACTCATATTCAAAGCATTATCCAACGAGACACGTCGACAGATTCTGTTGTGGCTCAAAAACCCGGAGCAGCACTTTCCACCACTGGAGTTATCCCAGCATCCGGATGCTGGAAAGAGCGGCATATGTGTTGGAACGATTCAGGTGAAGGCCGGACTGGCTCAATCCGTCATATCCAGCTATCTGCTGACCATGCTCAAAGCCGGGTTGCTGATCTCTGAACGCAGGGGACAGTGGACGTATTATCGCCGCAACGAAGAAACCATTCGTCAATTTGCCGAGTACGTACAGCACGAGCTATAA
- a CDS encoding LLM class flavin-dependent oxidoreductase, with protein sequence MSTENTASSPKKHINDVKLSILDLAPVVVGATPADALRNSLDLAQHAERWGYHRYWVAEHHNMPGIASSATSVVIGYLAGGTKTIRLGSGGIMLPNHAPLVIAEQFGTLESLYPGRIDLGLGRAPGSDRRTSLALRKDLNSGEDFPELLAELRAYFDASATSYHAPVRAVPGEGLNIPIYLLGSSDFSARLAGQLGLPFAFASHFSPDYTRIALETYRSSFQPSDHLKEPHVIVGVNAVVADTDEEAAWLGTTMQQQFLNIIRGTTGLVQPPADMEGKWTDREKAGVEQTLKAAVNGSPETVRGQLESFIAQTQADELIITSMIYDHQARLHSYELIAQLAGKA encoded by the coding sequence ATGTCTACCGAAAACACAGCGTCATCCCCAAAAAAACATATTAACGATGTTAAATTGTCCATTCTGGACTTGGCTCCTGTCGTTGTGGGTGCCACTCCTGCGGATGCGCTTCGCAACAGTCTGGATCTCGCTCAGCACGCGGAGCGTTGGGGATATCACCGTTACTGGGTAGCGGAACACCATAACATGCCGGGTATCGCTTCTTCCGCGACTTCGGTTGTGATTGGTTACCTCGCGGGTGGAACGAAGACCATTCGTCTCGGTTCAGGCGGAATCATGCTGCCTAACCATGCGCCGCTTGTGATCGCCGAGCAATTTGGTACACTGGAGTCCCTGTATCCTGGCCGTATTGATCTTGGACTGGGCCGTGCACCGGGAAGTGACCGTCGAACATCACTTGCACTACGCAAAGATCTGAACAGTGGTGAAGATTTCCCTGAATTACTGGCCGAGCTCAGAGCATACTTCGATGCTTCTGCTACATCGTACCATGCGCCCGTTCGCGCTGTACCCGGTGAAGGGTTAAATATCCCGATTTACCTGCTCGGGTCCAGTGATTTCAGTGCTCGTCTGGCCGGACAGCTGGGATTGCCGTTTGCTTTTGCCAGCCACTTCTCACCGGATTACACCCGGATTGCACTTGAAACGTATCGCAGCAGCTTCCAGCCATCCGATCATTTGAAAGAGCCCCATGTTATTGTGGGTGTAAATGCAGTCGTTGCGGATACCGACGAAGAAGCTGCATGGTTGGGTACAACGATGCAGCAGCAGTTCCTGAACATTATTCGTGGGACAACCGGATTGGTGCAGCCACCAGCCGATATGGAAGGCAAATGGACGGATCGCGAGAAAGCTGGTGTAGAGCAGACGTTGAAAGCAGCTGTGAACGGTTCTCCGGAGACCGTGCGTGGTCAACTGGAATCGTTTATCGCTCAGACCCAAGCAGATGAGCTGATTATTACGTCGATGATCTATGATCACCAGGCGCGCCTGCACTCGTATGAGCTGATTGCACAACTGGCGGGAAAAGCATAA
- a CDS encoding AI-2E family transporter: protein MEQPEQPRIWPDRFKRFFLNNKFVLFLLILLLVGLNVMVLTKVSFVLHPLAVLIKTIVLPIILSGILYYLLNPIVDVMEKWKIKRGWSILILYLAIGGILTVVVLAVIPVVRNQITGLIENFPTYSETVKHQFEELTGSQLFSQFQEAVNLNSQDWWGTISQKATEILNSTWTKLGGFLGAFTETVLSIVTVPFILFYLLKDGKKLPAKILSFLPIKSRTGAMHVLEDINHQISSFIRGQIIVSFCIGILLYIGYMIIGLDYALILAIIASFTSVVPYLGPAIAITPALIVALVTSPVMLLKMVAVWTIVQLIEGKFISPQIMGKTLKIHPITIIFVILTSGNLFGVVGILLAVPGYAVLKVCVSHIFNWFKDRSGLYDPKNNNLL, encoded by the coding sequence ATGGAGCAACCCGAGCAACCCCGCATTTGGCCGGATCGGTTTAAACGATTTTTTCTGAATAACAAGTTCGTCCTTTTTCTGTTAATTCTGCTGCTGGTAGGACTGAACGTGATGGTTCTTACCAAGGTATCCTTTGTTCTGCATCCGCTCGCGGTGCTGATCAAGACGATCGTGCTGCCGATTATTCTGTCGGGTATCCTCTATTATCTGCTGAATCCGATTGTGGATGTCATGGAAAAGTGGAAGATCAAGCGTGGCTGGTCCATTCTGATCTTATATCTCGCCATCGGAGGCATCCTGACAGTCGTCGTGCTGGCAGTCATTCCGGTTGTGCGCAACCAGATTACGGGGCTGATCGAAAATTTCCCAACGTACAGTGAGACGGTAAAGCATCAGTTTGAGGAACTTACGGGCAGCCAGCTGTTCAGCCAATTCCAGGAAGCGGTGAATCTGAACTCCCAGGACTGGTGGGGCACGATCTCCCAGAAAGCCACTGAGATTCTGAATTCGACCTGGACCAAACTGGGTGGATTCCTTGGGGCATTCACCGAGACGGTGCTGTCCATTGTAACAGTCCCGTTTATCCTGTTTTATCTGCTCAAAGACGGCAAGAAACTTCCAGCGAAAATTCTGTCTTTCCTGCCAATCAAGAGCCGTACGGGTGCAATGCATGTACTGGAAGATATCAATCACCAGATCAGCTCGTTTATTCGTGGACAGATTATCGTCAGTTTCTGCATCGGCATTCTGCTCTACATCGGTTATATGATTATTGGTCTGGATTACGCGCTGATTCTTGCCATTATCGCATCGTTTACCAGTGTTGTTCCGTACCTGGGACCTGCAATCGCGATAACGCCTGCGTTAATCGTGGCCCTGGTCACTTCTCCGGTGATGCTGCTGAAGATGGTAGCGGTGTGGACGATCGTGCAATTAATTGAGGGTAAATTCATCTCACCTCAGATTATGGGCAAAACGCTCAAGATTCACCCGATCACGATTATCTTCGTCATTCTGACTTCAGGCAATCTGTTCGGTGTAGTGGGCATTCTGTTGGCCGTTCCGGGATACGCTGTGCTGAAAGTATGTGTGTCGCATATCTTCAACTGGTTCAAGGATCGATCCGGTCTATATGATCCGAAGAATAACAATCTACTGTAA
- a CDS encoding ArsR/SmtB family transcription factor — translation MEQPVKAPAECDAACSGTEADVQTIRASLMDRETSSEMADWFKAFSDPTRLRIIDALLQKELCVHDLTVLLDMGQSAISHQLRSLRNMRIVKRRKEGKTVYYSLDDAHIEEIFLQTLQHIKHG, via the coding sequence ATGGAACAACCGGTTAAGGCTCCAGCCGAATGCGACGCGGCGTGCTCCGGAACAGAGGCTGACGTGCAGACGATTCGTGCTTCTCTCATGGATCGCGAGACCTCTTCCGAGATGGCGGATTGGTTCAAGGCATTCAGCGACCCGACACGGCTTCGTATTATTGATGCGCTGTTGCAGAAGGAATTATGTGTGCACGATCTAACGGTGCTGCTCGATATGGGACAGTCGGCCATTTCGCACCAGCTGCGGTCGCTTCGCAACATGCGGATCGTCAAGCGGCGCAAAGAAGGCAAGACCGTGTATTATTCTCTGGATGATGCACATATTGAGGAGATCTTCCTGCAAACGCTCCAGCATATTAAACATGGCTAG
- a CDS encoding heavy metal translocating P-type ATPase: MGTGQEQVKRELLLDGLDCANCALKIENGVKKIKGITDCSVNFVTKTLSMHTTSDMDEQVVEEAKRKVLRLEPHIRISEKGKPSHGSRATAAPEGSTSGNMHAHAGSRVHTHEHMSSGHDHDGHDHDHQHGVHDHAHDHGHHHGIQGQAHDHGSHAGHDHGHADGHNHDAHAGHSHEHGAGQTKVLLARLAAGSILVAAAIWSPLEGWAQLALYVVAYLIAGGDIVLQAFKNIIRGQVFDEYFLMSVATIGAFAIGQYPEGVAVMLFYQLGELFQGMAVNRSRKSIQSLMDIRPDYANMLIGTGEETKRVTPEEVRIGDRIIVKAGERVPLDGIVKAGRSMVDTSALTGESVPRELEPGSDVLSGFVNKNGMLTVEVTKTFGESTVSKILDLVQNASSRKAKTEHFISKFARYYTPVVVILAALIALVPPLVLSGATFADWIYRALVFLVISCPCALVVSIPLGFFGGIGAASRNGILIKGSNYLEALNDVKVVVFDKTGTLTKGVFKVTAIRPEGGRTEDELMELAAIAEAHSNHPIAESIRAAWAKDIRTQGVDDYDEVAGHGIKVSVDGRKVLAGNAKLMEQAGISYTPPQTVGTVVHVAESGSYVGHLIIADEVKDDAAAAIQALKKLGIRKTVMLTGDAKAVGEAVGRELGVDEVYAELLPQHKVEQLERLEASKSPKEKMVFVGDGINDTPVLARADVGVAMGGLGSDAAIEAADVVIMTDEPSRLASAIRIAKRTRTIVWQNIGFALGVKAIFLLLGVFGIATMWEAVFSDVGVTVLAVLNAMRVLRVKDI, encoded by the coding sequence ATGGGAACCGGACAGGAACAGGTGAAAAGGGAACTGCTGCTGGATGGATTGGATTGCGCCAACTGCGCATTGAAGATTGAGAATGGCGTCAAAAAGATTAAAGGCATTACCGATTGCTCGGTCAATTTTGTAACCAAAACCTTATCCATGCACACCACATCCGATATGGATGAGCAGGTGGTGGAAGAAGCGAAACGCAAAGTGCTCCGACTGGAGCCGCATATTCGCATCTCGGAAAAAGGTAAACCTTCGCACGGAAGTCGTGCTACTGCCGCGCCAGAAGGCTCGACATCCGGCAACATGCACGCACATGCAGGTAGCAGAGTCCACACGCATGAGCATATGTCGAGTGGGCACGATCATGATGGTCATGACCATGACCATCAACATGGAGTGCATGATCATGCCCATGACCACGGCCATCATCATGGCATTCAAGGGCAAGCGCATGATCATGGAAGTCATGCCGGGCACGATCACGGACATGCGGACGGTCACAACCATGACGCGCACGCCGGACACTCACATGAACATGGCGCTGGGCAGACGAAGGTGCTGCTGGCACGTCTGGCGGCGGGTTCCATTCTGGTGGCAGCCGCGATCTGGTCTCCGCTGGAAGGATGGGCGCAGCTTGCTCTCTATGTTGTCGCTTATCTGATCGCAGGGGGAGATATCGTCCTTCAGGCATTCAAAAATATCATTCGCGGTCAGGTATTCGATGAATACTTCCTGATGTCTGTGGCTACCATCGGTGCTTTTGCTATTGGTCAATACCCCGAAGGTGTTGCGGTCATGCTCTTCTATCAGCTCGGTGAGCTGTTTCAGGGAATGGCGGTTAATCGCTCAAGGAAGTCGATTCAGTCGCTTATGGATATTCGCCCGGACTATGCCAATATGCTGATCGGTACGGGAGAAGAGACCAAGCGGGTTACTCCGGAAGAAGTACGTATTGGTGATCGCATTATAGTGAAAGCGGGTGAGCGGGTACCTCTGGACGGGATCGTCAAGGCAGGTCGTTCCATGGTGGATACGTCTGCTCTGACGGGTGAATCGGTGCCTCGTGAACTGGAACCCGGCAGTGATGTGCTGAGTGGATTCGTGAACAAAAACGGGATGTTAACCGTTGAGGTAACGAAGACCTTTGGTGAATCCACGGTATCCAAAATTCTGGACCTGGTGCAGAATGCGAGCAGCCGCAAAGCCAAAACGGAGCATTTTATTAGCAAATTCGCCCGTTATTACACCCCGGTTGTTGTCATTCTGGCCGCATTGATTGCGCTTGTTCCACCGCTGGTGCTCAGTGGAGCAACGTTCGCCGATTGGATCTATCGAGCACTGGTGTTCCTCGTGATCTCTTGTCCGTGTGCGCTGGTCGTTTCTATTCCACTTGGTTTCTTCGGCGGCATCGGAGCTGCCTCACGTAACGGTATACTCATCAAAGGAAGTAACTACCTTGAAGCATTGAACGATGTCAAAGTCGTTGTTTTTGATAAAACGGGTACACTAACCAAAGGTGTTTTCAAAGTAACAGCCATTCGCCCTGAAGGGGGACGCACGGAAGATGAATTGATGGAGCTTGCTGCGATTGCTGAAGCCCATTCAAACCATCCAATTGCTGAATCCATTCGCGCAGCTTGGGCAAAAGATATCCGGACTCAAGGTGTGGACGATTACGATGAGGTAGCCGGACATGGCATCAAGGTCAGTGTAGATGGACGTAAAGTGCTTGCTGGTAACGCCAAATTGATGGAACAGGCGGGTATCTCCTACACGCCTCCACAAACCGTAGGTACGGTGGTGCACGTTGCCGAATCAGGTTCGTATGTCGGTCACCTGATCATTGCCGATGAGGTGAAGGATGACGCAGCGGCAGCCATTCAGGCACTCAAGAAGCTCGGTATCCGCAAAACGGTCATGCTGACAGGGGATGCCAAGGCTGTTGGTGAAGCTGTAGGTCGTGAGCTGGGTGTCGATGAAGTATACGCTGAGCTGCTGCCACAGCATAAAGTCGAACAGCTGGAGCGTCTCGAAGCTTCCAAATCTCCAAAAGAGAAAATGGTGTTTGTCGGTGATGGCATTAACGATACGCCAGTGCTCGCACGCGCCGATGTAGGCGTAGCGATGGGCGGACTCGGTTCGGATGCTGCAATTGAAGCGGCCGACGTGGTCATCATGACGGATGAGCCATCCAGACTGGCAAGTGCGATCCGGATTGCAAAACGAACACGAACTATTGTTTGGCAAAATATCGGTTTTGCATTGGGTGTCAAAGCGATCTTCCTGCTGCTGGGTGTGTTCGGCATTGCGACCATGTGGGAAGCCGTATTCTCTGATGTAGGAGTGACCGTGCTGGCTGTCCTGAACGCCATGCGAGTACTGCGGGTAAAGGACATCTAA
- a CDS encoding SdpI family protein, translated as MVAGAIVGLICGICYFVLGLMVYKKPPKKINGIYGYRTPRAMSNPELWEEAQRYSANLMMQFGVIITVFGILGFWFTDVQALVLSLFAVVFYTVRLFTKVEGRLKEMQRVQQQGQKKQGA; from the coding sequence ATGGTGGCAGGAGCAATTGTTGGTCTGATATGTGGCATATGTTATTTCGTACTGGGGTTAATGGTTTACAAAAAACCGCCTAAAAAAATCAATGGCATATATGGATACCGTACCCCGCGCGCGATGAGTAACCCGGAATTGTGGGAAGAAGCACAACGATACAGCGCCAATTTGATGATGCAGTTTGGTGTCATTATCACGGTGTTTGGCATTCTCGGTTTCTGGTTTACCGATGTACAAGCATTGGTTCTGAGTCTTTTCGCTGTCGTGTTCTATACGGTACGGCTGTTTACCAAGGTTGAAGGTCGCTTGAAGGAAATGCAGCGTGTTCAGCAGCAGGGACAGAAGAAGCAAGGCGCTTAG